From Triticum aestivum cultivar Chinese Spring chromosome 7B, IWGSC CS RefSeq v2.1, whole genome shotgun sequence:
GGCAAAATGATTTCCCTACTTTCTTTATTGCCCAAGCAAGAGCTACAAGTACTAACTAATTTGCATATATGCTCTGGTTTTGATGTTATTAATTGTTAGGTGCCTCCGAATAAGttctcaaaaaaaataaaaaagttggtTCAGATTAAGCACGTGGGTCTTCTTGCGGAATTGCTTGCGTCAATTCTAGCTCGTTTCGTTGTATTCTCTTAGCTAGTTCATTGTTCAGGCTCTGGTGCTTAATTATGGTTCTAGTTTAATTCAATGATGTGGCCTGCCTGTAGCGTCATTTTTTCTTTCCAACAACCTAGAGACAGATAAGGTGCTAGCTACTTTAATAAATCTCCTTGCTTATGAAGAACACACAAGTTTTGGATGGATACAGAAAATGCTCAAACTTCATCAGTATTTTCTTCGTAGCAATGAGTGTCGCCGGTGTAATCTCCATCTAACTTCACATGCATTATTTTGATATATCATAAGTTTGAGTCCAGCTCTTCGGTTGTTTTCTGAACCTTCATATATACATTACCTGATTTGTACAGCTGAATTTGTTCGATGGAGGACCTACCGGAGGCTCTGCTGACAGAGATTCTCAAGAGGATCACCAGGACAAGTGATCTGAATTCTCTTTCCCTTGTGTCAAAGCAGCTCTACAAGATAGAGGGGAATCAAAGGGGTGCTATCCATGTTGGTGCCGGTCTTTGCACTGCTACAAAAGCACTGACGTCATTGTGCGCCCGGTTCCCAAATTTGCAGAAAGTGGAAATCGATTACTCTGGTTGTATACCTGGACATGGAAAGCAGTTGGACAACAAAGGCCTTTTTGTGTTTTCATCTCACTGTTCCTCGCTGATTGACCTCACTTTGAGCTCCTGCTCATGCATTGATGACTCTGGGCTTGGTTGTTTAACTTATTGCAAGACATTGGTGTCTCTCAGGCTGAACTCCATACCAAAAATAACTTCAAGTGGGCTTTTCTCGGTTGCAGTTGGTTGTACAAGTCTATCTGCTCTCCACCTTATTGATTGCGAAAAAATCGCTAGTGTAGAATGGCTGGAATACCTTGGTAGGGATGGATCGTTGGAAGAGCTTGTAGTGAAGAATTGCAGAGGAATCAATCATCATGACTTCCTAAAGTTTGGTTCAGGATGGATGAAGCTCCAGAAGTTTGAGTTTGAAATGGAAAGACATGATCGTCTTCCAGGTGATGTGGTCTATGACTCCTCGTACGATGCTCACAGCATGGATATATATGATTTCTGCTGTGAGAGTTTGAAGGTTTTAAGGTTGGCGCATATTAGAACTTGGCCAGAATTAGGACTTCGTGTTGTCCTAGGGAAGTGTAAAGCATTGGAGAAGCTTTGCCTTGAGTATGTTCATGCCCTAAATGACAATGACATGATTGCATTATCTCGGAGCTGCAGCAACCTTAAAAGCATCAAACTTTGGCTCAACCTGCAGCGCTACTCTATTGATGTCAGCGATTGGGAAACCAGGACGTCATTTACTGATAACAGCCTTTACGCTCTAGCCCTCAACTGTCCCATGCTTCAGGTCGTAGACCTCAGCTTTACACCATGTTCCCCTGACTGGCCATCAGAAATTGGATTCACACAGCAGGGTTTTCTGGCACTCATTCAGTCCTGCCCAATTCGTGTTCTCCTGCTAAACACCGCCAACTTCTTTGATGACGAGGGGATGAAGGCCCTCTCATCCTCACCACATCTGGAGACACTCGAGCTTATAGCGTGTTTTGCAGTAACTGATGCTGGGATGCGCTTCCTTGCGCACACCCCATGCTTGAGTCATCTCACACTTCGGGTGTGTCATAAGGTTACTGATGTTGGATTAGCTGAACTGGGAAGTGCACATAAGTTAGAGTCTTTGGTCATTGAGTATTGTGGTGAGATCTCTCTGCAAGCTGCGCAGGGTGTTGCCAAGTCAGTTCACTACTCCAGCAAGTTTCCAGATTACCTTATGTATTGATGAAGTGGTCTCCAAAATTTTCAGTATGAATTTGCTGCTGAAGCCATTAGCTTGTTCAGTGTGCATCATTGGACAAGGCTGTGCATTATCAGACGTAGATTCACTTCTCTGGACTTTCTATTGCTTCTACCTTCACTGCTATAATTTTTCTGTATGAAACTTTTATAGTAGGCACAACTCGTGTACTGTAATTCTTGTTGCTTAATTTCTTACTCTCTCTATACCGCTGTTTTGTAATCCACAAAAATTGGCCCCAAGATTACCTATTTTTGCTGTTTGGTTTCTACTCTTAAGAAATGTCGGGAACCCTTTTTACTACGGGATTCTGAAGACATGTATATCTGCCTGTTATTTGCGTGTGGCAACTTTGGTATGGATCAGTGTAGTAATGGTCAATGTTTCACATGGAGACCTCTACTACAAAGGCGACATGCTTGTTTTGTTGATGTTGATTCTGTTTGGGAATGTCTTTTCATTTGCTTCTCAAAATATAAGTTACGAGTAGTTACTACGTACCATAATTTGGGTTTTTAGATTCCAAGATTACAAATGCAATGTACTCATCTCATGGAAGTTGAGGTACAACTGAAACTTGACCCACTGAAGGCAAATAACATAGCTGTGTGCTAATTACAGGCTTCTACTAGAAATTT
This genomic window contains:
- the LOC123162116 gene encoding F-box/LRR-repeat protein 14 — protein: MEDLPEALLTEILKRITRTSDLNSLSLVSKQLYKIEGNQRGAIHVGAGLCTATKALTSLCARFPNLQKVEIDYSGCIPGHGKQLDNKGLFVFSSHCSSLIDLTLSSCSCIDDSGLGCLTYCKTLVSLRLNSIPKITSSGLFSVAVGCTSLSALHLIDCEKIASVEWLEYLGRDGSLEELVVKNCRGINHHDFLKFGSGWMKLQKFEFEMERHDRLPGDVVYDSSYDAHSMDIYDFCCESLKVLRLAHIRTWPELGLRVVLGKCKALEKLCLEYVHALNDNDMIALSRSCSNLKSIKLWLNLQRYSIDVSDWETRTSFTDNSLYALALNCPMLQVVDLSFTPCSPDWPSEIGFTQQGFLALIQSCPIRVLLLNTANFFDDEGMKALSSSPHLETLELIACFAVTDAGMRFLAHTPCLSHLTLRVCHKVTDVGLAELGSAHKLESLVIEYCGEISLQAAQGVAKSVHYSSKFPDYLMY